The proteins below come from a single Paludibacter jiangxiensis genomic window:
- a CDS encoding tetratricopeptide repeat protein codes for METQVEPKIISQERLVRMFKDIKRLNSEDTRFCFLIGAGASKSSGIKTGWELAVEWYKALQEDLTEDELSDWKNSIGFDEENIGEFYPHLYQKRYEAQDQLGYDEFKKLMENIDPGLGYVILSQILVNEKHNFVITTNFDYLVEDAVRMFTAQKPFIAGHETLAEFISSNTERPTIIKVHRDLFLHPINDEEGTNCLKQEWEKALAPIVNRFHLLVIGYGGNDGSLMQYLKKIPVENRKSIYWCVLKDHAELNTKTKELLTNKDFIVHIEGFDQLMYAFNTALGYDIFSKLDKPETHPFVEAAKGRLAELDNKLKGLLASIQQTNKPISDATKELFTGSNKYLYDAYIEKDIDRQIKIYQEGITKYPDNTNLLGNYALFLHNLRKDYDSAEVYYKKAIEANPKHANNLGNYAHFLILEKKDFETAEKYINQVFEMDDNQNIGLLSELWFYRFAHYPQWYEKAEKQLEELIGKGAKSIGWNLQDHVTIAEQQGHPKLDKLKEFARKITT; via the coding sequence ATGGAAACACAAGTTGAACCGAAAATCATTAGTCAAGAACGTCTTGTTCGGATGTTCAAAGATATTAAGCGATTAAATAGCGAAGACACTCGGTTTTGTTTTTTAATCGGAGCCGGAGCTTCAAAATCTTCCGGAATTAAAACAGGATGGGAACTTGCTGTTGAGTGGTATAAAGCTTTACAAGAAGATTTAACAGAGGACGAGTTATCGGATTGGAAAAATTCAATTGGATTTGACGAAGAAAATATTGGTGAGTTTTATCCTCATTTATACCAGAAACGCTATGAAGCGCAGGATCAATTAGGATACGATGAATTTAAAAAATTGATGGAAAACATTGATCCCGGTTTGGGCTATGTTATCCTATCTCAGATTTTGGTGAATGAAAAACATAATTTTGTTATTACCACCAATTTCGACTATTTAGTGGAAGATGCTGTCCGCATGTTTACTGCTCAAAAACCTTTTATTGCAGGGCATGAAACATTAGCTGAGTTTATTTCATCCAACACCGAAAGACCAACTATTATCAAAGTACATAGAGATTTGTTCTTGCATCCAATTAATGATGAAGAAGGTACAAATTGCCTTAAACAAGAATGGGAAAAAGCTTTGGCGCCTATTGTAAACCGGTTTCATCTTCTTGTTATCGGATACGGCGGAAATGATGGCAGTTTGATGCAATACTTAAAAAAAATTCCTGTTGAAAACAGGAAAAGTATATATTGGTGTGTTTTAAAAGATCATGCAGAACTAAACACTAAAACAAAAGAGTTACTTACGAATAAGGATTTTATTGTTCACATAGAAGGGTTCGATCAATTGATGTATGCTTTCAATACAGCTTTAGGGTATGATATATTCTCAAAGCTTGATAAACCGGAGACTCATCCTTTTGTGGAAGCCGCCAAAGGTAGGCTGGCAGAATTAGACAACAAACTAAAGGGTCTGTTAGCATCTATCCAACAAACTAATAAGCCGATATCCGATGCAACAAAAGAACTTTTTACGGGCTCAAATAAATATTTATATGATGCGTATATAGAAAAAGATATTGACCGGCAAATAAAAATATATCAGGAAGGGATTACTAAATATCCTGATAACACCAATTTATTAGGAAATTATGCCCTTTTCTTGCATAATCTCCGAAAGGACTATGACAGCGCCGAAGTGTATTATAAAAAGGCAATAGAGGCCAACCCAAAACATGCAAATAACCTAGGAAACTATGCTCATTTTTTGATTTTAGAAAAAAAAGATTTTGAAACTGCTGAAAAGTATATCAATCAAGTCTTTGAAATGGATGATAATCAAAATATTGGTTTATTGTCCGAATTATGGTTTTATCGTTTTGCTCATTATCCTCAATGGTACGAGAAGGCTGAAAAGCAATTGGAAGAGTTAATTGGGAAAGGGGCAAAATCAATTGGTTGGAATTTGCAGGATCATGTAACTATTGCCGAGCAACAAGGTCATCCAAAGCTTGATAAGCTGAAAGAATTTGCTCGAAAAATAACTACTTAA
- the tgt gene encoding tRNA guanosine(34) transglycosylase Tgt, giving the protein MQFELQHTDPKSNARAGVITTDHGTIETPIFMPVGTAGSVKAVHQRELKEDIKAQIILGNTYHLYLRPGLNIIEKAGGLHKFNGWDRPILTDSGGYQVFSLSDNRKLKEDGAHFRSHIDGSKHLFTPENVVDIQRIIGADIIMAFDECTPGTADYDYAKQSMELTHRWLVRGLAHFDETEPKYGYSQAYFPIVQGCVYPELRKQSAEFIAAQNREGNAIGGLAVGEPTDKMYEMIEVVNEILPKDRPRYLMGVGTPANILEGIERGVDMFDCVMPTRNGRNGMLFTSQGIMNMKNKKWKDDFSPIDPAGTSYVDSFYSKAYLRHLFHSQEFLAMQIASIHNLAFYLWLAGEARKHIIAGDFSSWKPQMVRQVSQRL; this is encoded by the coding sequence ATGCAATTTGAATTACAACATACCGACCCCAAGTCGAATGCACGTGCGGGAGTGATAACCACTGACCACGGAACAATTGAAACGCCTATTTTTATGCCGGTGGGCACGGCGGGATCTGTGAAAGCGGTACATCAGCGCGAACTGAAGGAGGATATCAAGGCTCAGATTATTCTGGGAAACACCTACCATCTCTATCTGCGTCCGGGCTTGAACATTATTGAGAAGGCCGGCGGACTGCATAAGTTCAACGGATGGGATCGACCCATACTCACCGACAGTGGCGGCTATCAGGTCTTTTCGCTAAGCGACAACCGCAAGCTAAAAGAAGATGGTGCACACTTCCGTTCGCATATCGACGGCTCTAAACATCTTTTTACGCCCGAAAATGTGGTGGACATTCAACGTATCATCGGAGCCGACATCATTATGGCTTTCGACGAATGTACGCCCGGAACGGCCGATTACGATTATGCCAAACAATCGATGGAACTTACCCATCGCTGGCTGGTGCGCGGCCTTGCGCATTTTGACGAAACGGAACCAAAGTACGGATATTCGCAAGCCTATTTCCCTATTGTTCAGGGATGTGTTTATCCCGAACTGCGGAAGCAGTCGGCAGAGTTTATCGCGGCGCAAAACCGTGAAGGAAATGCTATCGGAGGCCTTGCCGTGGGCGAACCGACCGATAAAATGTACGAGATGATAGAGGTGGTGAACGAGATTCTGCCCAAAGACCGTCCACGCTACCTGATGGGAGTGGGTACGCCCGCCAATATTCTGGAGGGGATCGAGCGCGGAGTCGATATGTTCGATTGCGTGATGCCCACCCGCAATGGCCGCAACGGAATGTTGTTTACCAGTCAGGGCATCATGAACATGAAGAACAAGAAGTGGAAAGACGACTTTTCGCCCATCGATCCCGCGGGTACGTCGTACGTCGACTCGTTCTATTCCAAAGCATACCTGCGCCATCTGTTCCATAGCCAGGAGTTTTTGGCCATGCAGATAGCTTCGATACATAATCTGGCCTTCTATCTGTGGCTGGCAGGCGAAGCGCGCAAACACATTATTGCGGGCGATTTCAGCAGCTGGAAGCCCCAAATGGTGCGTCAGGTGTCGCAACGCCTGTAA
- the mtaB gene encoding tRNA (N(6)-L-threonylcarbamoyladenosine(37)-C(2))-methylthiotransferase MtaB has protein sequence MIDTSQFTDKKAAYLTLGCRLNFSETSAIGKTLSDAGFRKVRVGEQADICVINTCSVTDIADKKCRQAIHKMVRNHPDAFVVVTGCYAQLKPEEIAGIEGVDLVLGANEKFDVLNFIEDLHKKGRGEVHSTAIDDVKAFHPSVSHDDRTRFFLKVQDGCDYRCSYCTIPFARGKSRNGTIADTVKIAEQAVAEGAKEIVLSGINIGDFGKSTGETFFELVKELDKVKGVERYRISSIEPNLITNEIINFAVKSAHFVPHYHIPLQSGNNEILGLMRRRYKRELFAERIEEIKRVMPDAFIGVDVIVGVRGETDDHFEDAYRFIESLPISQLHVFTYSERPGTKALEIEYTVPINVRKQRSERLHELSERKTRAFYESQIGKSAKVLWESARKGEWMHGFTDNYVRVSAPYDKSKINTIEEVVLKGFHPEEDHGMMSLDCELVHSML, from the coding sequence ATGATCGATACTTCACAATTTACAGATAAAAAAGCGGCTTACCTCACGCTGGGTTGCCGCCTCAATTTCTCGGAGACCTCCGCCATTGGCAAAACATTGTCCGACGCGGGGTTTCGCAAGGTGCGAGTCGGAGAACAGGCCGACATCTGCGTGATTAATACCTGCTCGGTGACCGATATAGCCGACAAAAAATGCCGTCAGGCCATCCACAAGATGGTGCGCAACCATCCCGATGCCTTTGTGGTGGTGACGGGCTGTTATGCCCAGTTGAAACCCGAAGAGATTGCCGGGATTGAGGGCGTGGATCTGGTGCTCGGAGCCAACGAAAAGTTCGACGTGCTCAACTTTATTGAGGATTTGCACAAAAAGGGTCGGGGAGAGGTACACTCTACTGCCATCGACGACGTGAAAGCGTTTCATCCTTCGGTTTCGCACGACGACCGCACCCGCTTTTTCCTGAAAGTACAGGACGGATGCGACTACCGATGCAGTTATTGTACCATTCCATTTGCACGGGGTAAGAGCCGCAACGGTACCATTGCTGACACGGTGAAGATAGCCGAACAGGCAGTCGCCGAAGGGGCAAAAGAGATCGTTTTGTCGGGTATCAACATCGGCGATTTCGGTAAATCGACCGGCGAAACCTTCTTCGAACTGGTAAAAGAGCTTGATAAGGTTAAAGGCGTTGAACGATATCGCATTAGCAGTATCGAACCAAACCTGATTACAAATGAAATAATCAACTTCGCAGTCAAATCAGCCCATTTCGTGCCTCACTATCATATTCCGTTGCAATCGGGCAACAACGAGATACTCGGTTTGATGCGTCGACGCTACAAACGCGAACTCTTTGCCGAGCGCATAGAAGAAATAAAGCGCGTGATGCCCGATGCCTTTATTGGCGTAGATGTTATTGTAGGCGTACGGGGCGAAACCGACGACCATTTCGAGGATGCCTATCGTTTTATCGAAAGTCTGCCCATCTCGCAGCTGCATGTCTTTACCTATTCGGAACGGCCCGGCACAAAAGCGCTGGAAATCGAGTATACCGTGCCTATAAACGTGCGTAAACAACGTAGTGAACGATTGCACGAGCTGTCGGAACGCAAAACCAGAGCGTTCTACGAAAGTCAGATAGGGAAGAGTGCGAAGGTACTTTGGGAATCGGCCCGAAAAGGCGAATGGATGCACGGTTTCACGGATAATTACGTGCGTGTCTCCGCTCCCTACGACAAATCGAAGATCAACACCATCGAAGAGGTGGTTTTGAAAGGCTTCCATCCCGAAGAAGATCACGGAATGATGAGTCTGGACTGCGAGTTAGTGCATAGTATGCTGTAG
- a CDS encoding AMP-dependent synthetase/ligase has protein sequence MEQTLVNLFEESVKKYAERPFLFEKITDRFQETTYKQTRAQVYCFGAGLRAIGVNKNDAMALLSEGRNWWIMGELAMFYAGAVNVPLSIKLEESNDLLFRLQHADVKYIMVSGNQLPKIRTIIDQLPAVQKVIVFDEQEVYADKEVFIEEVLQAGDRYLKEHSEEEFLEIAKSLKNDDLATITYTSGTTAEPKGVMLTHRNYTANIEQALTLLIIPETWRTLVILPLDHCFAHVAGFYIFMKCGAGVATVQVGKSPLETLRNIPVNIKEIKPHMILSVPALAKNFRKNIENGVRAQGKSLNRLFHLALKVAYIYNQDGWNKGAGWRCVLKPLVTWFDSILFSKLRESFGGNLQFFVGGGALLDKDLQQFYYAIGIPMFQGYGLSEATPIISSNIPVSHKFGSSGVLVQPLDIKILDSDGKELPAGEKGEIVIRGENVMAGYWKNPVSTADTVKEGWLYTGDMGYMSSDGYLYVLGRFKSLLIGSDGEKYSPEGIEEALVSMTHHIDQVVLHNNQDAYTTALLVPNKEALKRHIKHAPDSPEGRKEAVQLLVNEINKFRAGGVHAGMFPERWLPTTFAILPEPFTEQNHMVNSTMKVVRGKVEEIYAETIDFLYTAEGKNMLNERNLQNIF, from the coding sequence ATGGAGCAAACTCTTGTCAATCTTTTCGAGGAGTCGGTCAAAAAATATGCCGAACGTCCCTTTTTATTCGAAAAAATCACCGATAGATTTCAGGAAACCACATACAAACAGACCCGCGCACAGGTTTATTGCTTCGGCGCAGGGTTACGAGCCATCGGAGTAAACAAAAATGATGCGATGGCTCTGCTTTCTGAAGGCCGTAACTGGTGGATTATGGGCGAACTGGCGATGTTTTACGCCGGAGCGGTCAATGTGCCGCTCTCCATCAAGCTGGAAGAGAGCAACGATTTGTTGTTTCGTCTGCAACATGCTGATGTAAAGTATATCATGGTTTCTGGCAATCAGTTGCCCAAAATCAGAACTATTATCGATCAGTTGCCTGCCGTGCAAAAGGTGATTGTATTCGATGAGCAAGAAGTTTATGCCGACAAAGAGGTATTTATCGAAGAAGTGCTTCAGGCTGGCGATCGATACCTGAAAGAACATTCGGAAGAAGAATTTCTGGAAATAGCCAAATCGTTGAAAAACGATGACTTGGCTACCATTACCTATACCTCCGGTACAACTGCCGAACCCAAAGGGGTGATGCTCACTCACCGCAATTACACAGCCAATATCGAACAGGCATTGACGTTGTTAATTATTCCGGAAACATGGCGCACACTGGTCATTCTGCCGCTCGATCACTGTTTTGCGCATGTGGCTGGATTCTATATTTTCATGAAATGTGGCGCAGGAGTGGCAACGGTGCAGGTGGGTAAATCCCCGTTGGAAACATTGCGCAATATTCCGGTAAATATCAAGGAGATAAAGCCGCACATGATTCTGAGCGTTCCGGCACTGGCCAAAAACTTTCGGAAAAATATAGAGAACGGTGTGCGTGCGCAGGGTAAATCGCTCAACCGACTGTTTCATCTGGCCCTGAAAGTGGCCTATATTTACAATCAGGACGGCTGGAACAAAGGGGCTGGGTGGAGATGCGTGCTGAAACCGCTGGTTACATGGTTCGACAGCATTCTTTTTTCCAAACTGCGCGAGAGTTTCGGTGGTAATCTTCAGTTTTTTGTCGGTGGCGGAGCTTTGCTCGATAAAGATTTGCAACAATTTTACTATGCTATCGGCATCCCGATGTTTCAGGGCTATGGACTATCGGAAGCTACGCCGATAATCTCTTCCAACATTCCGGTTAGCCATAAATTCGGATCATCGGGAGTGTTGGTACAACCGCTCGACATCAAAATTCTGGACAGCGACGGCAAAGAGTTACCTGCCGGAGAGAAGGGTGAGATCGTCATCCGTGGAGAAAATGTGATGGCAGGTTACTGGAAGAATCCCGTATCGACAGCCGATACTGTAAAAGAGGGTTGGCTCTATACCGGCGATATGGGATATATGAGCAGCGACGGCTATCTCTATGTTTTGGGTCGTTTCAAGAGTCTGCTGATTGGTAGTGACGGCGAAAAATACAGTCCCGAGGGCATTGAAGAGGCTTTGGTGTCGATGACACATCATATCGATCAGGTAGTGCTGCACAATAATCAGGATGCTTACACAACGGCGTTACTCGTGCCTAACAAAGAGGCGCTGAAACGTCATATCAAACATGCACCTGATTCACCCGAAGGACGCAAAGAGGCGGTTCAATTGCTGGTGAACGAAATAAACAAGTTCAGAGCCGGAGGCGTACATGCAGGCATGTTTCCAGAGCGATGGCTGCCCACTACCTTTGCCATATTGCCCGAACCGTTTACCGAACAAAACCACATGGTGAACAGCACCATGAAAGTAGTGCGCGGAAAAGTGGAAGAAATCTATGCTGAGACTATCGATTTCCTCTATACTGCCGAGGGCAAAAATATGCTGAACGAAAGGAATTTGCAGAATATATTTTAA
- a CDS encoding patatin-like phospholipase family protein — translation MKKFYLFILLSSFVAASFAQQLRLGVTLSGGGALGFAHIGALQALEEAGFHPQFVSGTSMGAVVGSFYAAGYSPQQILVMTQNEKMYKKSKLIKVLPHSDATGLSTHNALRTVLKKYIPSDDFDSLPKRFFCCATDLNNGQAAYFGHGKRLSEYVVASASIPGVFDAIMIDSVSYVDGGALNNIPTQPIRPLCDVVIGINVDTYDHGMKLTGPISVLNKTVKVVLAHNSKQGADMCDFLINIPHSKKISSFSYGRYKDIYMNGYITVKKYIEEHPEILKHAARTEPQPEVNREQPTQTIQEQ, via the coding sequence ATGAAGAAATTTTATCTTTTTATTTTATTGTCAAGCTTTGTTGCTGCTTCGTTTGCACAACAATTGCGTCTGGGAGTAACGCTCAGTGGTGGTGGTGCGCTTGGTTTTGCTCATATCGGTGCGCTGCAGGCACTCGAGGAAGCCGGATTTCATCCGCAGTTTGTTTCCGGAACCAGCATGGGAGCTGTCGTGGGCTCGTTTTATGCCGCAGGATACTCGCCACAACAGATTCTGGTTATGACGCAGAACGAAAAAATGTACAAAAAGAGCAAATTGATTAAAGTATTGCCACATAGTGATGCTACCGGTCTGTCGACTCACAATGCCCTGCGAACCGTATTGAAAAAATATATTCCGAGCGACGATTTTGATAGTCTACCCAAACGATTTTTTTGTTGTGCAACCGACCTTAACAATGGTCAGGCCGCCTATTTCGGGCACGGTAAACGACTGAGCGAATATGTGGTGGCATCGGCTTCTATTCCGGGAGTGTTCGATGCAATTATGATTGATTCTGTCAGCTACGTTGATGGAGGAGCGTTAAACAATATCCCTACGCAACCCATTCGTCCACTTTGCGATGTGGTAATCGGTATAAATGTTGATACGTATGATCATGGGATGAAACTCACGGGCCCCATAAGCGTGTTAAACAAAACGGTGAAAGTGGTGCTTGCCCATAATTCAAAACAGGGTGCTGATATGTGCGATTTTTTGATAAACATTCCGCACAGTAAGAAAATCAGCTCTTTCAGCTACGGGAGGTACAAAGATATTTACATGAACGGCTATATCACCGTCAAAAAATATATCGAGGAACATCCTGAAATTCTCAAGCATGCTGCCCGGACGGAACCGCAACCCGAAGTAAATCGGGAGCAACCAACCCAAACCATTCAGGAACAGTAA
- a CDS encoding helix-turn-helix domain-containing protein, producing the protein MTTFQNNEQADLALQYIQCTDQHLFLTGKAGTGKTTFLKRLREISPKRMIVVAPTGVAAINAEGVTIHSFFSLPFTPFIPKEARVESENERQYRFSRIKIDILRSLDLLVIDEISMVRADILDAIDEVLRRYKNRNKPFGGVQLLMIGDLQQLPPVVTDADSEVLKRYYDTNFFYGSRALGKTRFVTVELQHIYRQSEAKFIGLLNAVRDNQLSSEVIDLLRQRTIPGFQADDYIMLTTHNHQAQRINDQRLKELKNASWFFKAKVTGDFPESSYPTDFELELKPGARVMFLKNDSSPEKAYFNGKIGVITSIDDETIYVQSEGEERIIAVHPMEWNNMQYTIDDTTQEIVETVIGTFEQYPLKLAWAITIHKSQGLTFDKVVIDARAAFAHGQVYVALSRCRSLDGLVLSTPVHQNSLVSNSEIEQFTRKQKENAPSQESLRTAQQYYMQELLIDLFDFTPLQKEIINLIYRLRENDQVVSGNIHKSVRDVKAFINQDIVEIGIKFHSQINELIAQNGDVENNTLLQERIRKATSFFGEKIERCMTDVDALEFETDNKAIRKSISDLLDKLKEQIVTKKHALRSCADGFRLSNYLSARAKAILKGDKPETERYKPVSLKSSAHPDLLLKLRAWRNATADEHNVQPYDVLRQKSLDELISKLPTNKKLLKSIKGLGAKRIRDYGDDLIEIITEYMQEKGLAIAVESEEKELDVKTSTFDVTYNLFVNGLDARAIAKERGLTLTTIEGHLARFVQQEKIDISVLLPDDKLQKALDYFRSADTAGLTPAFEALQGALSYGELKYVLSYLNRP; encoded by the coding sequence TTGACTACGTTTCAAAACAATGAACAGGCGGATTTGGCATTGCAGTACATTCAATGCACCGATCAGCACCTGTTTCTGACCGGAAAGGCAGGAACGGGCAAAACCACTTTTTTGAAGCGTTTGCGGGAAATTTCGCCCAAACGAATGATTGTGGTTGCCCCAACGGGCGTCGCCGCCATCAATGCAGAAGGTGTTACCATTCATTCCTTTTTCTCGTTGCCTTTTACGCCGTTTATTCCGAAAGAGGCGAGGGTAGAGAGTGAAAATGAGCGGCAATACCGTTTTTCACGCATCAAAATAGATATTTTGCGCAGTCTCGACTTGCTGGTGATTGACGAGATTAGTATGGTACGGGCCGATATTCTCGATGCCATCGACGAAGTGTTGCGTCGTTATAAAAACCGTAACAAACCTTTCGGCGGTGTTCAGTTGTTAATGATCGGTGATCTCCAGCAGTTGCCTCCCGTTGTGACCGATGCTGATTCGGAAGTGTTGAAGCGCTACTACGATACCAATTTCTTTTACGGAAGCAGGGCTTTAGGAAAGACTCGCTTTGTGACTGTAGAACTGCAACATATCTACCGCCAAAGTGAGGCAAAATTTATCGGATTGCTCAATGCAGTACGCGACAATCAACTGTCGTCCGAAGTGATCGATTTGTTGCGTCAGCGTACCATTCCGGGCTTTCAGGCCGACGACTATATAATGCTGACCACGCATAACCATCAGGCACAACGCATCAACGATCAACGGCTGAAAGAGCTGAAAAATGCCTCCTGGTTCTTCAAGGCTAAGGTCACCGGCGACTTTCCCGAAAGTTCGTATCCTACCGATTTCGAACTGGAACTGAAGCCTGGAGCCCGTGTAATGTTCCTCAAAAACGACTCGTCGCCGGAGAAAGCCTATTTCAATGGGAAAATCGGAGTGATAACCTCCATCGACGACGAAACGATTTATGTACAAAGTGAGGGTGAAGAGCGCATTATTGCGGTGCATCCGATGGAGTGGAATAACATGCAGTACACCATCGACGATACTACGCAGGAGATTGTCGAAACGGTGATCGGCACTTTTGAACAATACCCGCTCAAGCTGGCATGGGCCATTACCATTCATAAAAGTCAGGGCTTAACCTTCGACAAAGTAGTGATTGACGCACGGGCTGCGTTTGCTCACGGACAGGTATATGTTGCCCTGAGCCGTTGTCGCTCGCTGGATGGTTTGGTGCTCAGCACGCCTGTGCATCAGAATAGTTTGGTAAGCAATTCGGAAATAGAACAATTTACCCGTAAGCAAAAAGAGAATGCACCATCGCAGGAGTCATTGCGGACGGCGCAGCAATATTACATGCAGGAGCTGTTGATCGATCTGTTCGACTTTACTCCTTTGCAAAAAGAGATCATTAACCTGATATACCGTTTACGGGAGAACGACCAGGTGGTGAGCGGAAATATACACAAGTCTGTTCGTGATGTAAAAGCGTTTATAAATCAGGATATTGTTGAGATTGGTATCAAATTTCATTCTCAGATCAACGAACTGATTGCTCAGAACGGTGATGTGGAAAATAATACCCTGTTGCAGGAGCGAATCAGGAAGGCAACTTCTTTCTTTGGTGAAAAAATTGAGCGGTGCATGACCGACGTGGATGCATTGGAATTTGAGACCGACAACAAAGCGATTCGCAAGAGCATTTCAGATTTATTGGATAAGCTGAAAGAGCAAATCGTCACAAAAAAACATGCATTACGGAGTTGTGCTGATGGATTCCGCCTGAGCAACTATCTTTCAGCAAGAGCAAAAGCAATATTGAAAGGCGATAAACCTGAAACCGAAAGGTATAAACCGGTTTCATTGAAATCTTCGGCTCATCCCGATCTGTTATTGAAATTGCGAGCCTGGCGTAATGCTACTGCTGACGAACACAACGTGCAACCATATGATGTATTGCGGCAGAAATCTTTGGATGAACTTATAAGCAAACTTCCGACAAATAAAAAGCTGCTTAAGTCGATCAAAGGACTTGGGGCAAAACGTATCAGGGACTATGGCGATGACCTGATTGAGATTATTACCGAATATATGCAGGAAAAAGGGCTTGCTATTGCGGTGGAGTCCGAAGAGAAAGAGCTGGATGTAAAAACAAGTACCTTCGATGTAACATACAACTTGTTTGTCAATGGATTAGACGCACGAGCTATTGCTAAAGAGAGAGGCCTGACACTTACTACCATCGAAGGCCATTTGGCACGCTTTGTGCAACAAGAAAAGATCGATATTTCGGTACTGTTGCCGGATGATAAACTTCAAAAAGCGCTAGATTACTTCAGGTCGGCAGATACCGCAGGACTCACACCGGCTTTTGAAGCGCTTCAGGGGGCGTTGTCGTACGGTGAGTTGAAATATGTACTCAGCTATTTGAACCGACCCTAA
- the tsaB gene encoding tRNA (adenosine(37)-N6)-threonylcarbamoyltransferase complex dimerization subunit type 1 TsaB, translating into MPSILHIETSTTVCSVVLSENGKVVSERISLTGPSHASLLGVFVQEILQETNAHPDAVAVSCGPGSYTGLRIGVSTAKGLCYGWNVPLIAVNTLQLLASTVAAGKQAEENTLFCPMIDARRMEVFSAFYDKDLKLFREIAADIVDENSYLDILADHKVLFFGNGADKCRSSITHPNAEFIDDIQPKAANMIPLAEKAFAAGEFVDVAYFEPFYLKEFVATVPKNKVLNVEQGAKSNA; encoded by the coding sequence ATGCCATCAATACTTCATATCGAAACATCCACCACCGTTTGCTCCGTGGTTTTATCGGAGAATGGTAAGGTTGTTTCGGAACGAATTTCTCTTACCGGCCCGTCACATGCCTCCTTACTCGGCGTTTTTGTCCAGGAAATACTTCAGGAAACCAATGCACATCCTGATGCGGTTGCTGTGAGTTGTGGTCCGGGATCGTACACAGGCCTGCGTATCGGGGTTTCTACAGCCAAAGGGCTTTGCTACGGCTGGAACGTGCCTCTCATTGCAGTTAATACGCTTCAATTGCTTGCATCAACGGTTGCCGCCGGGAAACAAGCAGAAGAAAATACGCTTTTCTGTCCTATGATCGATGCACGTCGCATGGAGGTTTTCTCAGCCTTTTACGATAAAGATCTCAAGCTGTTCCGTGAAATTGCAGCCGACATTGTGGATGAAAACTCCTACCTCGATATTTTAGCCGATCATAAAGTGCTCTTCTTTGGAAATGGAGCTGATAAATGCCGTAGCAGCATTACGCATCCTAATGCCGAATTTATTGACGATATCCAACCCAAGGCTGCCAATATGATTCCGTTGGCCGAAAAAGCTTTTGCTGCCGGAGAATTTGTAGATGTGGCTTACTTTGAACCGTTCTATCTTAAAGAATTTGTGGCAACAGTACCCAAAAATAAAGTGCTGAATGTAGAACAAGGCGCGAAGAGCAACGCATAA